A single genomic interval of Nocardioides nitrophenolicus harbors:
- a CDS encoding biliverdin-producing heme oxygenase, whose amino-acid sequence MSVATTVRDEDLTLSSAMREGSRAEHEAAEGSTFMAELLEGRLTAEAYADLLLRLRRVYAALEEVLAAHRDDAIVAAVHDPALDRLAAIDADLAHWAPGVDPESVDSPAATAYVERIRAGAAWGGLLVAHHYTRYLGDLSGGQVIGRVLQRTFDLPEDTGVRFYDFPEIPKPKPYKDGYRARLDGLELSPAEVARVVDEVRAVFGLNQALFDELGGQIERYRAA is encoded by the coding sequence ATGTCCGTCGCCACCACCGTCCGCGACGAGGACCTGACCCTGTCGAGCGCCATGCGCGAGGGCTCGCGCGCCGAGCACGAGGCCGCCGAGGGGTCGACGTTCATGGCCGAGCTGCTCGAGGGCAGGCTCACCGCCGAGGCGTACGCCGACCTGCTGCTCCGCCTGCGCCGCGTCTACGCCGCCCTCGAGGAGGTCCTCGCCGCGCACCGTGACGACGCGATCGTCGCCGCCGTCCACGACCCGGCCCTCGACCGTCTCGCCGCGATCGACGCCGACCTCGCCCACTGGGCCCCCGGCGTGGACCCCGAGTCCGTCGACTCCCCCGCCGCCACGGCGTACGTCGAGCGGATCCGGGCCGGCGCCGCCTGGGGCGGCCTGCTGGTCGCGCACCACTACACCCGCTACCTCGGCGACCTCTCCGGCGGCCAGGTGATCGGCCGGGTGCTGCAGCGCACCTTCGACCTGCCCGAGGACACCGGCGTGCGCTTCTACGACTTCCCGGAGATCCCCAAGCCGAAGCCCTACAAGGACGGCTACCGCGCGCGCCTCGACGGCCTCGAGCTGTCGCCGGCCGAGGTCGCGCGCGTGGTCGACGAGGTCAGGGCGGTCTTCGGCCTCAACCAGGCCCTGTTCGACGAGCTGGGCGGGCAGATCGAGCGCTACCGCGCGGCCTGA
- a CDS encoding TetR/AcrR family transcriptional regulator produces MPKIAAPTVPAHRDLVRRRIFDAFATLMDERSFDAITMAQIAARADIGRTAIYHHFRDKEAVVVAFATEETQHYLADLRRDLALVPDPVAKIRVYLRHQLQAGQQFHTGMGGILYHLLSEEAMEKIHDHVAAVEEVLEEILDQGIAEGAFRVSDRKSAISLLHAALATRQLPLAAVEEFVLRGLGHMS; encoded by the coding sequence GTGCCGAAGATCGCCGCTCCGACCGTGCCTGCCCATCGTGACCTGGTCCGACGCAGGATCTTCGACGCCTTCGCGACGCTGATGGACGAGCGGTCCTTCGACGCGATCACGATGGCGCAGATCGCGGCCCGCGCCGACATCGGGCGGACCGCGATCTACCACCACTTCCGCGACAAGGAGGCGGTCGTGGTCGCCTTCGCGACCGAGGAGACGCAGCACTACCTCGCCGACCTGCGCCGCGACCTGGCGCTGGTGCCGGATCCGGTCGCGAAGATCCGGGTCTACCTGCGCCACCAGCTGCAGGCCGGCCAGCAGTTCCACACCGGGATGGGCGGGATCCTCTACCACCTGCTCTCGGAGGAGGCGATGGAGAAGATCCACGACCACGTCGCCGCGGTGGAGGAGGTGCTCGAGGAGATCCTCGACCAGGGCATCGCCGAGGGCGCCTTCCGGGTCTCGGACCGCAAGTCCGCGATCTCGCTGCTGCACGCCGCCCTCGCCACCCGCCAGCTGCCGCTCGCCGCGGTCGAGGAGTTCGTGCTCCGCGGCCTGGGACACATGAGTTGA